One window of the Sparus aurata chromosome 17, fSpaAur1.1, whole genome shotgun sequence genome contains the following:
- the LOC115566952 gene encoding tripartite motif-containing protein 16-like — MAQKGIQLNRETFSCSICLDLLKDPVATPCGHSYCTNCIKDHWDEEDEKKTYSCPQCRKSFTPRPELLKNTMLAVLEKDLKKTGLQAAPADLCYAGPEDVACDVCTGRKLRAVKSCLFCLLSFCEKHLQPHYESAAFKKHKLVEPSEKLQENICSRHDEVMKMFCRTDQQCICYLCSVEEHKGHDTVSAAAERTERQRELEGSRHNIQQRIQNREKDVKLLQQEVEAINGSADKAVEHSEKIFTQLIRLMEERRSDVKQQVRSQQETEVSRVKELQEKLEQEITELKRKDAELKKLSHTEDHNQFLHNYPSLSALSESTHSSSIKIRPLKYFEDVTAAVSEVRDKLQDVLRQTGTNISLTETDVDVLLSNPQPEPKTRADFLRYSCEITLDPNTANTMLLLSEGNRKATFMRDHQSYSRHPDRFTGKFFQVLSRESLTGRCYWEVERRGGVYVAVAYKNIRRTGRTDESKFGHNDKSWSLRYDLNRYMFWYNKVKTPISGPLPSRVGVYLDHSAGILSFYRVSNTMTLLYRVQTTFTQPLYAGLRFCNFGATAELCKLK, encoded by the coding sequence ATGGCACAAAAAGGGATTCAGCTGAaccgagagactttctcttgttcgatctgtttggatctactgaaggatccggtggctactccctgtggacacagctactgcaccaactgtattaaagaccactgggatgaagaggatgagaagaaaacctacagctgccctcagtgcaggaagagcttcacaccgaggcctgagctgctgaaaaacaccatgttagcagttttagAGAAGGacctgaagaagactggactccaagctgctcctgctgatctctgctatgctggacctgaagatgtggcctgtgatgtctgcactgggaggaaactgagagctgtcaagtcctgtttgttctgtctgttgtctttctgtgagaaacacctgcagcctcattaTGAATCAGCTGCTttcaagaaacacaagctggtggagccgtcagagaagctccaggagaacatctgctctcgtcatgatgaggtgatgaagatgttctgtcgtactgatcagcagtgtatctgttatctctgctctgtggaggaacacaaaggccacgacacagtgtcagctgcagcagagaggactgagaggcagagagagctggaggggagtcgacacaacatccagcagagaatccagaacagagagaaagatgtgaagctgcttcaacaggaggtggaggccatcaatggctctgctgataaagcagtggagcacagtgagaagatcttcacccagctgatccgtctcatggaggaaagacgctctgatgtgaagcagcaggtcagatcccagcaggaaactgaagtgagtcgagtcaaagagcttcaggagaagctggagcaggagatcactgagctgaagaggaaagacgctgagctgaagaagctctcacacacagaggatcacaaccagtttctacacaactacccctcactgtcagcactcagtgagtctacacactcatccagcatcaagatccgtcctctcaagtactttgaggatgtgacagcagctgtgtcagaggtcagagacaaactacaggacgtcctgagacaGACGGggacaaacatctcactgacagagactgacgtggatgttttactgtcaaacccacaaccagaacccaagaccagagctgacttcttaagatattcatgtgaaatcacactggatccaaacacagcaaacactaTGCttttattatctgaggggaacagaaaagcaacattcATGAGGGATCATCAGTCTTATTCTAgacacccagacagattcactggcAAGTTTtttcaggtcctgagtagagagagtctgactggacgttgttactgggaggtggagaggagaggaggagtttatgtagcagtcgcatacaagaatatcaggaGAACAGGGAGGACAGATGAATCTAAATTTGGACACAATGATAAATCTTGGTCATTAAGATATGACCTTAACAGGTATATGTTTTGGTACAACAAAGTCAAAACTCCCATCTCAGGTCCTCTgccctccagagttggagtgtacctggatcacagtgcaggtattctgtccttctacagagtctctaacaccatgactctcctctacagagtccagaccacattcactcagcctctctatgctggactgAGGTTCTGTAACTTTGGAGCCACTGCTGAGTTGTGTAAACTGAAATAG